The following are from one region of the Hippocampus zosterae strain Florida chromosome 9, ASM2543408v3, whole genome shotgun sequence genome:
- the st3gal8 gene encoding ST3 beta-galactoside alpha-2,3-sialyltransferase 8: MRLAGMLPGPRPLAPPAMLSKRKVCVVLGIAALLLLMLASQSIQRKHFLSLSVATPTRDNISQETGEKCSLLRRTRTLRFLDELPVDVGGPHKLVSSSPLEKLAQGDAGRDARPCGCPESCVSDLSESDWFRRRYDPQQQPVLRGAKDRLNPDALNWWLSLQRSGNDHTLQEVMSRMFQVVSPPSVDFTPRLSRCRVCAVVGNSGNLQKSGHGKLIDSHDSVIRMNKAVTHGFERDVGNRTTHHFMYPESAADVGHGVSLILLPFKLRDMEWLSSALSTGHVKMTYMRVRERVEADKDKVLVVSPAFFKYVHERWTERHGRYPSTGMLAIVFALHICDQVSVFGYGADKQGNWHHYWEENRYAGAFRKTGVHSADFEMQVIRQLAEEGKIRLHA; this comes from the exons ATGAGGTTAGCGGGAATGCTACCGGGGCCACGCCCCCTCGCACCTCCGGCCATGTTGTCGAAGAGGAAGGTGTGCGTGGTGCTGGGCAtcgccgccctcctcctcctcatgctCGCTAGCCAGAGCATCCAGAGGAAGCACTTCCTGTCGCTGTCCGTGGCCACGCCCACCCGAGACAACATCAGCCAGGAGACCGGTGAGAAATGCTCACTTCTGCGCAGGACTCGCACGTTGAGAT ttctagatgagcTTCCTGTTGACGTCGGTGGCCCCCACAAACTTGTCAGCAGCTCCCCACTTGAGAAGCTGGCGCAAGGCGATGCTGGGCGGGACGCAAG GCCCTGCGGCTGTCCCGAGTCGTGCGTGTCTGACCTGAGCGAATCCGACTGGTTCCGCCGTCGCTACGATCCCCAACAGCAGCCCGTCCTGCGCGGCGCCAAGGACCGCTTGAACCCGGACGCGCTCAACTGGTGGCTT AGTCTTCAGCGCTCGGGTAACGACCATACGCtacaggaagtgatgtcacgCATGTTCCAAGTCGTCTCGCCGCCTTCCGTGGACTTCACGCCGCGGCTGTCGCGTTGCCGCGTTTGCGCCGTGGTGGGCAACTCGGGCAACCTGCAGAAGTCGGGACACGGGAAGCTCATCGACTCGCATGACTCCGTCATCCG GATGAACAAGGCTGTGACGCACGGCTTCGAAAGAGACGTGGGGAACCGCACCACGCATCACTTTATGTACCCGGAAAGCGCGGCGGATGTGGGCCACGGCGTCAGTCTCATCCTGCTGCCCTTCAAGCTCCGAGACATGGAATGGCTGAGCAGCGCCCTCTCCACCGGCCACGTCAAAAT GACGTACATGCGCGTGAGAGAGCGAGTGGAGGCCGATAAAGACAAG GTGCTGGTGGTGAGCCCGGCGTTCTTCAAGTACGTGCACGAGCGCTGGACGGAGCGCCACGGCCGCTACCCGTCCACCGGGATGCTCGCCATCGTCTTCGCGCTGCACATCTGCGACCAG GTCTCCGTGTTTGGTTACGGGGCCGACAAGCAGGGCAATTGGCACCACTACTGGGAGGAGAACCGCTACGCCGGCGCCTTCCGCAAGACGGGCGTGCACAGCGCCGACTTTGAGATGCAAGTCATACGGCAGCTGGCCGAGGAGGGAAAGATCCGATTGCACGCGTGA